In Candida orthopsilosis Co 90-125, chromosome 4 draft sequence, a single genomic region encodes these proteins:
- a CDS encoding Pex14 protein (S. cerevisiae homolog PEX14 has protein binding, bridging, has role in protein import into peroxisome matrix, docking and localizes to peroxisomal membrane), with amino-acid sequence MNEELINSAVSFLRDPNVASAALTKKVEFLESKGLNQEEIEEALKRVNEPESSSSSSITPSTSNTTTTSLQQAPQQLPIDYYNVAPPVPERSWKDYFIMATATAGVTYGLYQIVTKYLVPSIIPPSQSSIEQDKEVINEEFIKIDKILEQLTKEQEEIKTANEEKLKDIDTVIENINDFLARYNRDKFNFDDNLKLMRLEIDNLSNSIEKNMKLNKEDVNYELVGLKDELQSLKNLIQVRGASSSSSGATAANGASNNTGRTIAPVSSIPSASEILKRAKTKNETPATSSPTTLASSAASAAPVAKQTTSTSSTASTPKDEAVIPEVPADRAGGWSVGKVSSAGIPAWQMKHREEELKEGSSGDKDLASVIPAWQKDQAKSEAEIDDKIKSAGIPPWQLPLAANKSDDKSEEKNSGIPSWQSAASTTNV; translated from the coding sequence ATGAATGAAGAGTTAATCAATAGCGCCGTCTCCTTCTTGAGGGACCCAAATGTGGCCTCAGCTGCATTAACCAAGAAGGTGGAATTTTTGGAGTCCAAAGGATTAAACCAggaggaaattgaagaagcgTTGAAACGAGTCAACGAACctgaatcatcatcgtcgtcGAGCATTACACCATCAACTAGTAATACAACAACTACTTCACTTCAACAGGCACCACAACAGTTGCCTATTGATTATTATAATGTGGCTCCTCCTGTACCAGAGAGATCATGGAAGGATTACTTTATTATGGCCACAGCAACCGCAGGAGTAACTTATGGATTATATCAAATAGTGACCAAATATCTTGTACCATCCATCATCCCACCAAGTCAGTCCTCTATTGAGCAAGACAAGGAAGTTATTAATGAAGAGTTTATTAAGATAGATAAGATTTTGGAACAATTAACTAAAGAACAAGAGGAGATTAAAACTGCAAAcgaagaaaaattgaaggatATAGATACAGTAATCGAAAACATCAATGATTTCCTAGCTAGGTATAACAGAGATAAGTTCAATTTCgatgataatttgaaattgatgagatTGGAGATTGACAACTTGAGCAACTCGATTGAGAAGaatatgaaattgaataaagaaGATGTCAATTATGAATTAGTCGGTCTTAAAGATGAATTGCAAAgcttgaaaaatttgattcaagtaAGAGGAGCCAGCTCATCGAGTAGTGGTGCTACTGCAGCTAATGGAGCTTCCAACAACACTGGTAGAACCATTGCACCCGTGTCTTCTATCCCGTCTGCAAGCGAGATCTTGAAGCGTGCAAAAACCAAGAATGAAACGCCAGCAACATCTTCACCAACTACATTAGCTTCATCCGCTGCGTCCGCTGCACCGGTAGCTAAGCAAACCACAAGCACTTCTTCCACAGCATCAACCCCAAAAGACGAAGCAGTTATACCTGAAGTACCAGCTGACCGTGCTGGTGGCTGGTCAGTAGGTAAAGTAAGCTCAGCTGGAATCCCTGCATGGCAAATGAAACATAGAGAAGAAGAACTCAAGGAGGGATCAAGTGGAGATAAAGATTTAGCCTCTGTTATCCCTGCTTGGCAAAAAGATCAAGCTAAATCAGAAGCTGAAATTGACGATAAAATCAAGAGTGCAGGAATACCACCATGGCAACTACCTCTAGCTGCAAACAAGTCTGATGATAAATCAGAGGAGAAAAACAGTGGAATCCCTCTGTGGCAGAGTGCTGCATCTACAACCAATGTATAA
- a CDS encoding Lys5 phosphopantetheinyl transferase: MRGLYDFKKDIVVVVTRITPNLIDFLQDDFNFELTLRLVNDLKLQTKIRQLKPQLRYKQLISVLFTRFTLNRALENSLSQDISYKYNSYGKPSIHGLAFNTSSSNDILAVVLHSSPVGIDLSHSMQNVSSENYLKQFEPIFHKAELTQVDSYFKFNHFWTLKEAFTKLIGCGLNVELSDFYFTLSVDDEFNEDDYCLCKCSNSDEDSSVVDVRWYDKITTNTDKLFEDKNEFVEGLANEFYCYSTVIDKAYGDRLPVICSVATQQRTAKIKTYEVNFLTLLERQMQNW, encoded by the coding sequence ATGAGGGGGCTCTATGACTTTAAGAAGGACATAGTCGTCGTAGTAACGAGAATCACACCCAATCTAATCGACTTTTTGCAAGATGACTTCAATTTCGAGTTGACATTGAGATTGGTGAATGATCTCAAACTACAGACTAAGATTCGACAGCTTAAGCCACAACTTAGgtataaacaattgatctCCGTATTGTTTACCAGATTTACCTTGAACAGGGCCTTGGAAAATTCATTGTCTCAAGATATATCTTACAAATATAACAGCTATGGGAAACCTAGCATTCACGGGCTTGCATTCAAtacttcatcatccaatGATATCCTTGCCGTTGTGCTTCATTCGTCACCGGTTGGAATCGATTTGTCACATTCCATGCAAAATGTGTCCCTGGAGAATTACCTAAAGCAGTTTGAGCCTATTTTCCACAAGGCTGAATTGACTCAAGTTGACtcatatttcaaatttaatCATTTTTGGACTTTGAAAGAGGCATTCACCAAGTTGATTGGATGTGGATTGAACGTGGAATTGTCTGATTTTTATTTCACTTTGAGTGTCgatgatgaattcaatgaagatgattacTGTTTATGTAAATGTTCGAATAGCGATGAAGATTCtagtgttgttgatgtgaGATGGTATGACAAAATTACAACCAACACTGACAAGTTGTTTGAAGATAAAaatgagtttgttgaaggaCTTGCCAATGAGTTCTACTGTTACAGCACTGTCATTGATAAAGCATACGGGGATCGGTTGCCTGTTATTTGCTCTGTTGCCACACAACAGCGAACTGCAAAGATAAAAACTTACGAGGTTAACTTTTTGACTTTATTGGAACGACAAATGCAAAACTGGTGA
- a CDS encoding hydroxytrimethyllysine aldolase, translated as MDLSVFTQQSPAHNDFRSDTFTTPTVSMINSLAKTTLGDAVYNEDSKTIELERKVAEMTGKQAGLYCVSGTLSNQLAMRVNLLQPPYSVLCDYRGHVYVHEAGGMSTLTQAMAQPIKPKNGIHLTLEDDILPNFIPDDGEIHGAPTKLICLENTLHGMVFPLDEIKKISKFCKENDVKLHLDGARLWNASVATGISLKEYSQYFDSVSLCLSKTLGAPIGTVLVGDKKFILKANHFKKQNGGGIRQSGLLASMAIVAIDENFSKLQRTHDMAKELAQLCKEKGIILEHPVDTNFVFVDIAANKINPDKLIEISDKYGVKIYSGRVSFHYQISQDSFENAKKVIVEAFEYAKERPFEETHAFKFYTAENK; from the coding sequence ATGGATTTATCGGTTTTCACTCAGCAAAGCCCTGCTCATAATGATTTCCGTAGTGATACATTCACCACACCCACAGTATCCATGATCAACTCATTAGCCAAAACCACCCTCGGAGATGCAGTTTATAACGAGGATTCTAAGACAATTGAGTTGGAAAGGAAAGTTGCTGAAATGACTGGAAAGCAAGCTGGATTGTATTGCGTTAGTGGAACCCTATCTAATCAATTGGCCATGAGGGTCAACTTGTTGCAACCTCCATATAGTGTGTTGTGTGATTATCGTGGTCATGTATACGTTCATGAAGCTGGGGGGATGTCTACTTTAACGCAGGCTATGGCTCAACCAATCAAGCCCAAAAACGGTATTCATTTAACCTTGGAGGATGATATATTGCCCAATTTCATTCCAGATGATGGAGAAATTCATGGTGCACCAactaaattgatttgtcTTGAGAATACATTACATGGAATGGTTTTCCCCTTGgatgaaattaaaaaaatttctaaattttgcaaagagAATGATGTCAAGTTACATTTGGATGGAGCTAGATTATGGAATGCAAGTGTGGCAACAGGTATTTCATTGAAGGAGTATAGTCAATATTTTGATAGTGTTTCTTTGTGCTTATCGAAGACATTGGGTGCCCCAATTGGGACTGTATTGGTAGGAGATAAGAAATTCATCTTGAAAGCCaaccatttcaaaaaacaGAATGGTGGTGGTATCAGACAAAGTGGTTTATTAGCTAGTATGGCGATTGTGgctattgatgaaaactTTTCGAAATTGCAGAGAACTCACGATATGGCAAAAGAGTTAGCTCAGTTGTGCAAAGAGAAGGGCATCATTTTGGAGCATCCAGTAGATActaattttgtatttgttgatattgctGCTAACAAGATCAACCCTGATAAGTTGATTGAGATCAGTGATAAATACGGAGTCAAAATCTATTCCGGAAGAGTTTCTTTCCATTACCAAATTTCTCAagattcatttgaaaatgccaAAAAAGTGATTGTGGAAGCATTTGAATATGCTAAAGAACGTCCTTTTGAAGAAACTCAtgctttcaaattttaTACTGCTGAGAATAAATAG
- a CDS encoding membrane transporter: MEARNSREIEEIVSLSNEDDKKSSIVEEENLKSVDEPYCSLSFKRRVIIIAVVTITGCLGPISGNIYVPILPHLQEVFHVSRTTMNGTISVFMAVFAFAPLIWGAWADYGGRKSLYLVPLLFFIIANVLLATVPANIGALYVLRILQAFGASSVMSVGAGTIADIIEPKNRAKAISIFMLGPQLGPVFGPLLSMISTASWRWIFGLLAIFGFMVYLCILFLLPETLRYLVGNCSCHSDNIFVRPRLFQKKLVEGYPRPPKPSLRNYYRLIKFKPVLLCSLNSGMIFASFYGVMVTFSHVLQDHYSFNDIQTSVSYLCPGCALIIGSTIGGWLSDKLRERMIARSMVYVPENRFSIQITGLLVSMTGLIGYAWTVDKHAPVWTIFIFTFLTGFGMTWVFVATTTYLTECSTAQPSANVAIGNLMRNIAAAICTAIIDVSIKKMGFGWCMTGLGLLNLIGIGFVIVLLEMGPRWRKEYFQN, from the coding sequence ATGGAGGCAAGAAATTCCCGTGAAATAGAAGAGATTGTGTCGTTGAgtaatgaagatgataagAAATCATCTATTGTGGAAGAGGAAAATTTAAAGTCAGTAGACGAGCCATATTGTTCGCTCTCTTTCAAACGAAGAGTCATTATAATAGCAGTTGTTACTATTACTGGCTGCTTGGGCCCAATTTCAGGTAACATCTATGTTCCTATTTTACCTCACTTGCAAGAGGTATTTCATGTGTCAAGAACTACAATGAATGGAACAATATCAGTCTTTATGGCAGTTTTTGCATTTGCTCCACTTATTTGGGGGGCATGGGCAGATTATGGAGGTAGGAAACTGTTGTATCTTGTACcacttcttttctttataATTGCAAATGTTTTGCTAGCAACTGTTCCAGCAAATATCGGAGCCCTTTATGTCCTACGCATATTGCAAGCTTTTGGTGCTAGTAGCGTGATGTCTGTTGGAGCCGGTACTATTGCTGATATTATTGAACCAAAGAATAGAGCCAAGGCTATTTCCATTTTTATGTTGGGTCCGCAATTGGGTCCTGTGTTTGGTCCGTTATTGTCAATGATTTCGACAGCCTCATGGAGATGGATATTTGGGCTTTTGGCAATTTTCGGATTCATGGTTTATCTTTGTATACTATTCCTCCTTCCAGAGACTTTACGCTACTTGGTTGGTAATTGTTCTTGCCACCTGGATAACATATTTGTCAGGCCTcgattgtttcaaaaaaagtTGGTGGAAGGTTACCCACGCCCACCCAAACCTAGCTTGAGGAACTACTATCGATTGATCAAGTTTAAGCCTGTGCTTTTGTGCTCACTTAATTCAGGAATGATTTTCGCTAGCTTCTATGGAGTAATGGTTACATTTTCTCATGTTTTGCAGGATCACTACTCGTTCAATGATATACAAACCAGCGTTAGTTATTTATGTCCTGGTTGTGCATTGATTATTGGCCTGACAATAGGAGGCTGGCTTTCTGACAAGTTGCGTGAGAGAATGATTGCTCGATCCATGGTCTATGTTCCCGAAAATCGTTTCTCCATTCAAATAACAGGTTTACTCGTATCCATGACTGGATTAATTGGCTACGCATGGACTGTTGATAAGCATGCACCAGTTTGGAcaatcttcattttcacaTTTTTAACTGGATTTGGAATGACTTGGGTATTTGTGGCAACAACTACCTACTTGACAGAATGTCTGACTGCACAACCAAGTGCAAACGTGGCAATTGGAAACTTGATGCGGAATATTGCGGCAGCAATATGTACTGCTATCATTGATGTCTCGATCAAGAAGATGGGTTTTGGCTGGTGTATGACTGGTCTTGGACTATTGAACCtaattggaattggatttgTTATTGTCTTGTTGGAAATGGGACCTCGATGGAGAAAAGAATATTTCCAGAATTGA
- a CDS encoding Mss11 transcriptional activator, translating into MSSSKSSQQLLISQLYLYLKSNGLDESAQSLLNETKSAHLTQRQQNELSTDDEFLHEWWNMLWSLQSSINPQLNQVLNTYNIPSPQQQLLLQQRMIQRQQQHQQHQQHQQHQHQQHQHQQQQAQQQQHQQAQQQQQNLAFQRAQQQIQNTPQMFLPQQPQPQPPLPPQQNPSVPATPQTGKHLGPHIGNTRPQSQQQDSNQSVPQRQRSQQNGPSQQQQRKRSIAKGKTQNDNSGEQGPSPSQKSPTNSNLSKTNSYTQPNNVIPPNINQVQQQARLQQLKLQFQQQALMQQQVQQQAQLRGINVSQNQNKQQINTNGAQQFPTQQAPRPITQQNAKDNKAPGSAQNVNRTQEPSQQNQEQPQAPNQANNSFGAQMTTGSQNQGPGQSNTNPKNQPSVSKRNIQSLDAYQMTLLQMENQNNLQRQRFLQQQQQQQQQLQHAIGFNPQTQTVPIGDDNNQLDALFSLDKTSNFSTGAPTNLQQQQQLTQTVGDFRPDNQPRQQKMSQDQFPAQLSAGDNVIDDSFFSSNILLDEFKPSDIDVDQVFNDQDISNNNANNGGGMIDIDSKLDDIGETLRKDWLSSMGSGPGFD; encoded by the coding sequence atgtcatcatcaaaatcatcgCAACAATTATTGATTAGCCAGTTGTACTTGTACCTAAAGAGTAATGGGCTCGATGAATCGGCCCAATCGTTGCTTAATGAGACTAAACTGGCCCATCTTACTCAGCGACAGCAAAATGAGTTACTGACAGATGATGAGTTCTTGCATGAATGGTGGAATATGTTGTGGAGTTTACAAAGTTCGATCAACCCACAATTGAATCAGGTACTTAATACTTATAATATACCGTCCccgcaacaacaacttcttttaCAACAGAGAATGATTcaaagacaacaacaacatcaacaacatcaacaacatcaacaacatcaacatcaacaacatcaacatcaacaacagcaggcacagcagcaacagcatcaGCAGGcacagcagcaacaacagaaTTTGGCTTTTCAGAGGGCCCAGCAACAGATACAAAATACGCCACAAATGTTTTTACCTCAACAACCTCAACCTCAGCCTCCACTTCCGCCACAACAAAATCCATCTGTTCCAGCTACACCCCAAACAGGAAAACATCTAGGCCCACATATTGGCAATACACGTCCACAAAGTCAGCAACAAGATCTGAATCAGAGTGTACCACAACGCCAAAGATCGCAACAAAATGGTCCActgcaacagcaacaacgTAAAAGGTCAATCGCTAAAGGCAAAACCCAAAACGATAATTCTGGTGAACAGGGTCCTTCTCCTTCTCAAAAGTCtccaacaaattcaaacttgtcCAAAACTAACTCCTACACTCAACCTAATAACGTAATTCCACCAAATATAAATCAagtacaacaacaagcaagGCTacagcaattgaaattacaaTTTCAGCAACAAGCATTAATGCAACAGCAGGTCCAACAGCAAGCACAACTACGAGGAATAAATGTTtcccaaaatcaaaataaacagCAAATTAATACGAATGGCGCACAACAATTCCCTACTCAACAAGCACCAAGACCAAtaacacaacaaaatgcaaaagaCAATAAAGCCCCAGGTTCAGCCCAAAATGTTAATCGAACACAAGAGCCAtctcaacaaaaccaagaaCAGCCCCAGGCGCCTAATCAAGCGAACAATTCATTTGGTGCCCAAATGACTACAGGTAGTCAGAATCAAGGACCTGGTCAATCCAATACAAATCCAAAGAATCAACCATCTGTTTCCAAGAGAAATATTCAATCACTTGATGCGTATCAAATGACATTGTTACAGAtggaaaatcaaaataatttACAAAGACAGAGGTtcttgcaacaacaacaacaacaacaacaacaattgcagCATGCAATAGGCTTCAATCCACAAACGCAAACGGTACCCATAGGGGATGACAATAACCAGTTGGATGCCTTATTTTCATTAGATAAGACTCTGAATTTCTCCACAGGTGCGCCAACAAAcctacaacaacaacaacagcttACACAAACAGTTGGGGATTTTAGACCCGACAACCAACCAAGGCAGCAGAAAATGTCACAAGATCAGTTCCCTGCACAATTATCAGCGGGTGACAatgttattgatgattccTTTTTCTCATCAAATATTTTACTTGACGAGTTCAAACCGTCAGATATTGACGTTGATCAAGTATTTAATGACCAGGATATTAGTAATAATAACGCTAataatggtggtggtatGATAGATATTGATTCgaaattggatgatatTGGGGAAACATTACGAAAAGATTGGTTAAGTTCGATGGGTTCAGGTCCAGGATTCGACTGA
- a CDS encoding trimethylaminobutyraldehyde dehydrogenase produces MSIPLEQQVTLPDGQKFTLPTGLFINNEFVKSKSGHTLDSINPATGEINGTVYAAETEDVDVAVKAAKEAFKSWRKVSGVDRGVLLNKLADKMVEQRDLLGSIEAWDSGKTKEQNAVYDIDECVSCFRYFAGWADKVTGKVIQNDPKKLAYTVHEPLSVVGQIVPWNYPLAMSAWKLAPALAAGNVVVLKTSEITPLSMLYVATLIKEVGFPPGVVNIISGFGKTAGTALCVHPDVAKIAFTGSTATGKLIAKTAADTMKAVTLECGGKSPLIIRADADLDQAVKWAAVGIMSNQGQICTATSRIYVHESIYDKFISALSTHVQQEYKQGSMFDGDAIVGPQVSEQQRDKVLKYIEIGKQEGARVVLGGEKNSEGELSKGYFIKPTIFADVKPTMRIVKEEIFGPVVSVGKFSTDEQAIELANGTEYGLGAAIFTNNLTVAHTMAADIESGMVWINSSNDSDVHIPFGGVKMSGVGRELGEYGLDMYTQAKAIHVNLGFKL; encoded by the coding sequence ATGTCAATTCCATTAGAACAACAAGTTACCTTACCAGACGGCCAAAAATTCACCTTACCCACGGGCTTATTCATTAACAATGAGTTTGTCAAGTCCAAAAGTGGTCACACTTTAGATTCCATCAACCCTGCCACTGGGGAAATCAATGGTACCGTATATGCTGCTGAAActgaagatgttgatgtCGCAGTCAAAGCAGCTAAAGaagctttcaaatcatGGAGAAAAGTTTCGGGGGTCGATAGAggtgttttgttgaacaaattagCCGATAAAATGGTTGAGCAAAGAGACTTGTTGggatcaattgaagctTGGGATTCAGGAAAGACCAAAGAACAAAATGCTGTTTATGATATAGATGAATGTGTTAGTTGTTTTAGATATTTTGCGGGATGGGCTGATAAAGTTACGGGAAAAgttattcaaaatgatCCTAAGAAATTGGCATACACAGTTCATGAGCCATTATCAGTTGTTGGACAAATTGTTCCATGGAATTACCCATTAGCTATGTCTGCATGGAAATTGGCTCCTGCTCTAGCTGCCGgtaatgttgttgtattgaaGACTTCAGAAATTACTCCTTTGTCAATGTTGTATGTTGCTACTTTGATTAAAGAAGTTGGTTTTCCACCAGGCGTTGTAAATATTATTTCTGGTTTTGGAAAGACTGCAGGTACAGCATTGTGTGTACATCCCGATGTTGCCAAAATTGCGTTCACTGGATCTACAGCTACTGGTAAATTGATTGCCAAAACTGCAGCCGATACGATGAAGGCTGTTACTTTGGAATGTGGAGGTAAATCACCATTGATTATTAGAGCAGATGCTGATTTAGATCAAGCAGTTAAATGGGCTGCAGTTGGTATCATGTCCAATCAAGGTCAAATTTGTACTGCTACTTCGCGTATCTATGTTCATGAATCAATTTACGACAAGTTTATTTCCGCTTTATCAACTCATGTTCAACAAGAGTACAAACAAGGTTCTATGTTTGATGGAGATGCAATTGTCGGACCACAAGTTTCGGAACAACAACGTGataaagttttgaaatatattgaaattgggaAACAAGAGGGAGCTAGAGTTGTATTGGGTGGTGAAAAGAATTCCGAAGGTGAATTATCAAAAGGTTATTTTATTAAACCAACGATTTTTGCTGATGTCAAACCTACAATGAGAATTGTTAAGGAAGAGATTTTTGGTCCTGTTGTTTCAGTAGGTAAATTTAGTACTGATGAACAAGCAATTGAATTAGCCAATGGTACTGAATATGGGTTAGGTGCTGCTATCTTTACTAATAATTTAACAGTTGCTCACACAATGGCGGCAGATATTGAATCCGGTATGGTGTGGATTAACTCATCTAATGATTCGGATGTTCATATTCCATTTGGTGGTGTAAAAATGTCAGGTGTTGGTAGAGAATTAGGGGAGTATGGTTTGGATATGTATACTCAAGCAAAAGCCATTCATGTCAACTTGGGTTTTAAGTTGTAA
- a CDS encoding transporter, translating to MVSENKFDAESNDKEVISSIESNSYDNALGFLKQHKEVGTIDHGKLVRKLDWIILPILCGVYLLQYLDKLLLNYAAAMGIKDNLKGNEFANLSTIFYAAYIFGEPFITYCLQKFPLGKTMGVFIILWGVVVACHSATSTYASLMVVRTILGIFESSSAVGLIIISGLYYTKGQQVARMGIWSVMAGVGTIIGGLLSFGFQHIKSTTFKSWQILFLVMGLVTVAFGVFVFFFLPDNVHTCWFLNESERLYILENVVRVNQTGTKSTKFKRQQISELLLDKFTWFYVLLTLCSQIVTGAIGTFSVTITLTFGFDNYESALLQLPVGALIVIIIITTTQLVAKFGHHTLFLTSMFFPTIIGAIVLIISPNKIGNLLSLYLLYSGSSCITLIYAWIGANTAGSSKKFMRSASVMIAFSVANIIGPQLFQAYSAPDYHPAKIVILVTQCLCVPLTLFIGWMLKCENLKRDENQTQEVDDVEFLDKTDIENRQFRYTY from the coding sequence ATGGTAAGTGAAAACAAGTTTGATGCAGAGTCCAACGACAAGGAAGTGATTAGCTCTATCGAGTCCAACTCCTACGACAATGCATTAGGTTTTCTCAAACAGCACAAAGAAGTCGGCACCATTGATCATGGTAAACTTGTTCGTAAACTCGACTGGATCATATTACCAATACTTTGTGGAGTCTATCTTTTGCAATATTTGgacaagttgttgttgaactATGCTGCTGCTATGGGTATCAAGGATAATCTTAAGGGGAACGAATTTGCCAACTTGTCAACAATATTCTACGCTGCTTATATCTTTGGTGAGCCATTTATCACTTATTGTTTACAGAAATTTCCCCTTGGTAAAACCATGGGTGTTTTTATCATATTATGGGGTGTTGTCGTTGCATGTCATTCGGCAACTTCAACTTATGCTTCATTAATGGTAGTGAGAACAATTTTGGGAATATTTGAATCTTCCAGTGCCGTAGGTTTGATCATTATTAGTGGGTTGTATTATACCAAAGGACAGCAAGTGGCACGTATGGGAATTTGGTCAGTGATGGCTGGTGTGGGTACGATAATTGGTGGTTTATTATCATTCGGATTCCAGCATATTAAGAGCACTACATTCAAATCGTGGCAGATCTTGTTTCTAGTAATGGGGTTGGTAACTGTTGCATTTGGAGTCTTtgtatttttctttttacctGACAATGTCCATACATGCTGGTTCCTTAACGAAAGCGAAAGGTTGtatattttggaaaatgtgGTCAGAGTGAATCAAACTGGTACAAAGAGCACGAAGTTCAAAAGACAGCAAATTTCTGAGCTTTTGCTTGACAAGTTTACCTGGTTTTATGTCCTTTTGACTCTTTGTTCTCAAATAGTCACAGGTGCAATTGGAACTTTTAGTGTCACTATTACATTGACATTTGGCTTTGACAATTATGAGTCAGCTCTACTTCAATTACCAGTTGGCGCATTGATTGTAATTATTATCATAACCACAACCCAGCTCGTTGCTAAATTTGGCCACCACACTTTATTCTTAACATCAATGTTTTTCCCAACCATTATTGGTGCTATtgtgttgataatttcacCAAACAAGATTGGTAACTTGTTGTCATTGTATTTGTTATACAGTGGCTCTTCGTGTATCACGTTAATTTACGCATGGATTGGGGCAAACACAGCTGGATCGAGTAAAAAGTTTATGCGGAGTGCTCTGGTTATGATTGCATTCTCAGTAGCAAACATTATTGGACCCCAATTATTTCAAGCATATAGTGCGCCTGATTATCATCCAGCAAAAATTGTCATCTTGGTTACTCAATGTTTATGTGTACCATTGACTTTATTCATTGGGTGGATGCTAAAAtgtgaaaatttgaaaagagatGAAAATCAAACACAAGAGGTTGACGATGTTGAATTTCTAGATAAAactgatattgaaaatagaCAATTTAGATATACATACTAA
- a CDS encoding Cdc43 Beta subunit of heterodimeric protein geranylgeranyltransferase type I, whose product MSLLHFKHEKFFNRCLTALPSSAASEDSNKLAIIFFCLQGLQLLKKLDFTKEECQFHENYIWNSFFIDRESYATFRSTSYFSHVGETYDYGNISACFFALASLVTLQSDLKRLDRSKVMKYLIRCQVGEGPNKGGFVPFYNEYGFGEPDLRQCYMALLVRKLLIYHEDIDEDINLKSLQEFILSRLNVNGGFSSRVLDEAHLGFTFCAIASLKLLKFPVEELANSQNWLLHRQIFYPSSLYAYINYEYFKESDIGSFNGRENKLGDTCYSWWCTGSLFLINPKNLSLLDIPPAERFLLNCTQNKIIGGFSSRSEATPDPMHSCLALASLSLWDHEKYGLDEIDPVFVMPKRSLDSYRFP is encoded by the coding sequence atGTCATTATTACATTTCAAACATGAGAAGTTCTTCAATAGGTGTTTAACTGCGTTACCTTCAAGTGCAGCATCGGAAGATTCAAATAAATTGGCcattattttcttttgccTACAAGGACTACAACTTTTGAAGAAGCTAGATTtcacaaaagaagaatgtCAGTTTCATGAAAATTACATCTGGAATCTGTTTTTCATTGACCGTGAATCCTATGCAACGTTCAGGTCAACGTCGTACTTTAGTCATGTTGGAGAGACCTATGATTATGGTAATATATCCGCTTGCTTTTTTGCGTTGGCGAGTTTAGTGACTCTACAATCGGATTTAAAGAGGTTGGATAGATCAAAAGTTATGAAGTACCTAATAAGGTGTCAAGTTGGTGAAGGGCCTAACAAAGGTGGGTTTGTACCCTTTTACAATGAGTATGGCTTTGGAGAACCCGATCTAAGACAATGTTATATGGCTTTGCTTGTTCGGAAATTGCTCATCTATcatgaagatattgatgaagatattaATCTAAAGTCGTTGCAGGAATTTATACTAAGCAGATTGAATGTTAATGGTGGATTTAGCTCAAGAGTGTTGGATGAAGCACATCTAGGGTTTACATTTTGCGCTATAGCGTCTCTCAAACTACTCAAGTTTCCTGTTGAGGAGCTCGCCAATTCTCAAAACTGGCTACTTCACAGACAAATATTCTACCCCAGCCTGCTATATGCCTACATCAATTATGAATATTTCAAGGAGCTGGATATTGGTAGCTTTAATGGACGGGAGAACAAACTTGGTGATACATGTTATTCTTGGTGGTGCACTGGCAGCTTATTCTTGATAAATCCAAAAAATCTATCACTTTTGGATATACCCCCAGCAGAGCgctttcttttgaattgtacacaaaataaaataatcGGTGGGTTTTCTTCAAGATCAGAGGCAACACCGGATCCCATGCACTCATGCCTAGCACTTGCAAGCTTATCATTATGGGACCACGAAAAATATGGTTTGGACGAAATCGATCCTGTCTTTGTCATGCCGAAAAGGCTGCTAGATCTGTATAGATTTCCGTAG